A single Drosophila ananassae strain 14024-0371.13 chromosome 3L, ASM1763931v2, whole genome shotgun sequence DNA region contains:
- the LOC6496545 gene encoding uncharacterized protein LOC6496545, with protein sequence MAICGAGTTLMLWSLTVILTSGEATETWQRLPSLETFSSYEDMQRYFDQRNMRSMRHIDNPTDDSYLEAFNQYNEQLAEQSHSRVKREQRDVPTAPRMLRFEVADAVEPSPELKQILRQYHARALMENPPKVSSSTTQAPSAASSTTVKSVRNRKPRRQRRSTFPGQQPAEFKVQMIPFEETDAREPDALTAQLIKKARTLDLQSQATRSSSLGQQVKPQVGKKQSFQVRIRKTKRSKRSAPPPQMIKFELADAKPLPQRSAKQLHLPEAPTLLTMETEAKNQTQTTTPLPRLEENDIMTGEATAETKRMYVYKEAPHSSGHLKTKKSLSTLPHEVQKVISHLMKDGHGGKAYVKYLPAQKSDYEHFKAKSVPYGIKPLGNYVKYVKPTDPAPAPTPAVQVHIQPVPVVEQLRYVYKPVYAVPAPTIAQPIVVQDAPATSSVVEEVHHTYTAELAPPPTQSLDVVVPQFRPSKPDPLLSEAPAIYGKPAGQEPYQYEIQQEVSPLIKIEYHAPADSIKEHYKQLPEFQQLSTLIGKSPDDQIHGLTYLLAKEMQAKMQRQGKQLVDPRPQDSTAPILFHPAVQAPAISVAPTLKTLLQDHGSLGVQPGRLIGMAKTKQYVPIIEPGNNDVKELPAVPAKLPTPSSYIDYTHGHGLSNGYEGVADVEEPVTTVEHVVHHPTVATLHPHPHQHHLHEPSHNLVATVLPAELDADKGVKGLHFVHDQDDKSLQEYASKYAFGYRIRDFHTGNDFGHKQNRDLHGVTRGQYHILLPDGRIQNVIYHADDSGFHADVSFESGAKH encoded by the exons CTATGGTCTCTGACTGTAATTCTAACTTCTGGTGAAGCCACGGAGACATGGCAGAGGCTGCCTTCCCTGGAAACATTCTCCAGCTATGAG GACATGCAGCGCTACTTTGATCAGCGGAACATGCGCAGCATGCGACACATCGACAATCCCACGGATGACAGCTACTTGGAAGCCTTCAACCAGTACAACGAGCAGCTGGCGGAGCAGTCCCATTCCAGGGTAAAAAGGGAACAAAGGGATGTGCCCACCGCTCCAAGGATGCTGCGCTTCGAGGTGGCAGATGCCGTGGAACCGAGTCCCGAATTGAAGCAGATCCTGCGTCAATATCATGCCAGGGCTCTGATGGAGAATCCTCCCAAGGTTTCGAGTAGCACCACCCAGGCGCCATCAGCGGCTAGTAGCACCACCGTGAAAAGTGTGCGAAACCGAAAACCCCGCCGCCAAAGACGATCCACATTCCCGGGACAGCAGCCGGCAGAGTTTAAAGTCCAAATGATTCCCTTCGAGGAGACTGATGCCCGGGAGCCGGATGCCCTGACAGCCCAGCTGATCAAGAAAGCCCGAACCTTGGACCTCCAAAGTCAGGCTACCAGATCCTCTTCCCTGGGCCAGCAAGTGAAGCCCCAGGTTGGGAAGAAGCAATCCTTTCAGGTAAGAATCCGGAAAACAAAGCGCTCCAAGCGATCGGCTCCTCCTCCGCAAATGATTAAGTTCGAGCTGGCAGATGCCAAGCCCCTGCCCCAGAGATCTGCGAAGCAACTCCATCTCCCAGAGGCACCCACTCTGCTGACCATGGAAACAGAGGCCAAGAACCAGACCCAGACCACCACGCCCTTGCCCCGTTTGGAGGAAAACGACATAATGACGGGAGAGGCCACGGCGGAGACCAAGAGGATGTATGTTTACAAAGAGGCTCCCCACAGTTCCGGGCACTTGAAGACCAAGAAGTCCCTCAGCACCCTCCCCCACGAAGTGCAGAAGGTAATCAGTCATCTGATGAAAGATGGCCATGGCGGAAAGGCCTACGTCAAGTATCTTCCAGCCCAAAAATCCGACTACGAACACTTCAAGGCCAAGTCAGTTCCCTATGGCATTAAGCCCTTGGGTAATTATGTGAAATATGTGAAGCCCACAGATCCGGCTCCAGCCCCCACACCGGCGGTGCAAGTCCACATCCAGCCAGTGCCCGTGGTGGAGCAGCTGCGATATGTCTACAAGCCAGTTTATGCCGTGCCTGCCCCCACCATCGCCCAGCCCATTGTGGTGCAAGATGCTCCGGCCACCAGCAGCGTGGTGGAGGAAGTGCATCACACCTACACGGCCGAGCTGGCGCCTCCGCCCACGCAATCCCTGGATGTCGTAGTGCCTCAGTTCCGACCCTCCAAGCCGGACCCCCTGCTGTCAGAAGCCCCAGCCATTTACGGAAAGCCAGCCGGCCAGGAGCCATACCAATACGAAATCCAACAGGAGGTCTCTCCCCTGATTAAAATCGAGTACCACGCCCCTGCGGACAGCATCAAGGAGCACTACAAGCAGCTGCCGGAGTTCCAGCAACTGTCCACGCTGATTGGCAAGTCGCCGGATGACCAAATCCACGGGCTAACCTACCTCTTGGCCAAGGAGATGCAGGCCAAGATGCAGCGACAGGGCAAGCAGTTGGTGGATCCCCGTCCCCAGGACAGCACTGCGCCCATTCTCTTCCATCCGGCGGTGCAGGCCCCTGCTATTTCGGTGGCACCCACTTTAAAGACTCTTCTGCAGGATCATGGCTCCCTGGGCGTTCAGCCGGGACGACTGATCGGCATGGCCAAGACCAAGCAGTACGTACCCATCATCGAGCCGGGAAACAACGATGTGAAGGAGTTACCGGCCGTTCCAGCCAAGCTGCCCACCCCCAGCTCTTACATCGACTACACCCACGGCCATGGCCTTTCCAACGGCTATGAGGGCGTGGCCGATGTGGAGGAGCCAGTGACCACGGTGGAGCATGTGGTGCACCATCCCACGGTGGCCACGCTGCATCCACATCCGCATCAGCACCACCTGCACGAGCCCAGCCACAATCTGGTGGCCACCGTCCTGCCGGCCGAGCTGGATGCCGACAAGGGTGTGAAAGGATTGCACTTTGTGCACGACCAGGACGATAAGTCG CTGCAGGAGTATGCCTCAAAGTATGCGTTCGGTTATCGCATACGTGATTTCCATACCGGCAACGATTTTGGCCACAAGCAGAACCGGGACTTGCACGGCGTGACACGCGGCCAGTACCACATTTTATTGCCGGACGG
- the LOC6494029 gene encoding cytosol aminopeptidase, whose product MKSVRQFQSSLKTVRVLCQPQNLGKIGVRFTSGCGEHSALTKGVVVGLYQKEGDKDPKLTPAGQKIDNRTDGKLMQVICETRLDGRLGRGKVFSNIDNEFASVAVVGVGLEGIGFNELEMIDEGMEFVRVAAGVGARALQRQGVGLVSVDGMDYAEQAAEGSQLAVWRFPDNLSKANKPMVPQLELFDSSDNEGWTRGIFKAEAQNLARRVSDAPSNCMTPTLFAQAAVDALCPCGISVEVRTMDWIETQRLNAFLMIAKGSCEPPVFLEISYCGTVPEDKPILFVGKGITFNSGAINLRPCKGMDEYRGSMSGAAAVVAMMRCVAALSLPINVTCVIPLCENMPSGMSAKPGDVITLLNGKTMAVRDLDKAGVVVLADALLYGQKTYLPRLVVDIATLNTGVKKAFGGGATGIFSNSHYIWKQFQRAGAISGDRLWRLPLWHYYKKQVTDERSFDLSNNGRGLASSCLAAAILHELVPCLDWAHLDTRGTGLLTKYGLVPYLTAKRMTGRPTRTLVQFVYQIACPEMK is encoded by the coding sequence ATGAAGTCGGTACGTCAGTTCCAGAGCTCTCTGAAGACAGTGCGTGTCCTGTGCCAGCCCCAAAACCTGGGAAAGATCGGCGTACGTTTCACCAGCGGCTGTGGCGAGCATTCGGCCCTCACCAAGGGCGTGGTGGTCGGTCTCTATCAGAAGGAGGGGGACAAGGACCCCAAGCTGACTCCGGCCGGCCAAAAGATTGACAACCGAACTGACGGGAAGCTGATGCAGGTGATCTGCGAGACCCGCCTGGACGGCCGCCTCGGACGCGGCAAGGTTTTCAGCAACATCGACAATGAATTTGCTTCGGTGGCCGTTGTGGGAGTGGGTCTCGAAGGCATCGGTTTCAACGAGCTGGAAATGATTGACGAGGGCATGGAGTTTGTCCGCGTGGCGGCCGGAGTGGGTGCACGGGCCCTGCAGCGCCAGGGCGTTGGTCTGGTCTCGGTTGATGGCATGGACTATGCGGAACAGGCGGCCGAAGGCTCTCAGCTGGCCGTCTGGCGGTTCCCCGATAACCTCTCCAAGGCCAACAAGCCCATGGTACCGCAACTGGAGCTGTTCGACTCGTCCGATAATGAGGGCTGGACGCGCGGCATCTTCAAGGCCGAAGCCCAGAACCTGGCCCGACGCGTCAGCGATGCCCCCTCCAACTGCATGACCCCCACCCTGTTCGCCCAGGCCGCGGTGGACGCCCTCTGCCCGTGCGGCATCAGTGTCGAGGTGCGCACCATGGACTGGATCGAGACGCAGCGATTGAACGCCTTCCTCATGATCGCCAAGGGCAGTTGCGAGCCGCCGGTATTCCTCGAGATCAGCTACTGCGGCACCGTTCCCGAGGACAAGCCCATCCTGTTTGTGGGCAAGGGAATCACCTTCAATTCCGGCGCCATCAACCTGCGCCCTTGCAAGGGTATGGACGAATACCGTGGCTCCATGTCCGGCGCTGCCGCCGTGGTGGCCATGATGCGCTGCGTCGCCGCCCTGTCCCTGCCCATCAATGTCACTTGCGTTATTCCCCTGTGCGAGAACATGCCCTCTGGCATGTCGGCCAAGCCTGGCGACGTGATCACGCTCCTCAATGGCAAAACAATGGCCGTGCGTGACCTGGACAAGGCCGGCGTGGTGGTGCTCGCCGACGCCCTATTGTACGGGCAGAAGACCTATTTGCCCCGTCTGGTCGTCGATATCGCCACCCTCAATACCGGCGTCAAGAAGGCCTTCGGTGGCGGTGCTACTGGCATCTTCTCCAACTCGCACTACATCTGGAAGCAGTTCCAGCGCGCCGGTGCCATCTCCGGCGATCGGTTGTGGCGTCTTCCCCTGTGGCACTACTACAAGAAGCAGGTCACCGATGAGCGCTCCTTCGATTTGAGCAACAATGGCCGCGGCCTGGCTTCATCCTGCCTGGCGGCTGCCATCCTTCACGAGCTGGTGCCCTGCTTGGATTGGGCTCATCTGGATACCCGCGGCACAGGGCTTCTCACCAAGTACGGGCTGGTGCCGTATCTTACCGCGAAACGGATGACCGGACGGCCCACGCGCACTCTGGTGCAGTTCGTCTACCAAATAGCTTGTCCCGAAATGAAGTGA